From the genome of Wolbachia endosymbiont (group B) of Parapoynx stratiotata, one region includes:
- a CDS encoding polyprenyl synthetase family protein — translation MLDETTKNLLVVEVNKLLPENSENKFISAMRYVLLAPAKHIRSFLVIASSSIFNIKVEKAITAAAAIEFIHAYSLIHDDLPCMDNSDTRRGQLSCHKKFGEAIAVLAGDALLTLAFEVLSSLNCEIIKVLSQAIGVRGMVGGQILDIDADLNKIKEIHLMKTAKLFAASCEIGAIIGNATTKERRALYNYGINLGLIFQAKDDIEDYEQDKTNNLMSVLGKNEMENYIDSLFKQASDNLSTLSGNTNDLYDLLNQVKKDG, via the coding sequence ATGCTAGACGAAACAACAAAAAATTTGCTTGTTGTAGAAGTGAATAAGCTCTTACCTGAAAATAGCGAGAATAAATTTATATCAGCTATGCGTTATGTGCTTCTTGCTCCTGCAAAACATATACGTTCTTTTTTAGTTATAGCATCTTCGTCGATATTCAACATAAAGGTTGAAAAAGCAATAACAGCAGCAGCAGCAATTGAATTTATTCATGCTTACTCTCTAATTCACGATGATCTACCATGCATGGATAATAGTGACACTCGAAGAGGCCAGCTGAGCTGCCACAAAAAATTTGGTGAAGCAATAGCAGTACTGGCCGGAGATGCACTACTTACTTTGGCTTTTGAGGTACTATCTTCGTTAAATTGTGAGATCATCAAAGTGCTCTCTCAAGCGATAGGAGTTAGGGGAATGGTGGGAGGACAGATTTTGGATATAGATGCAGATTTGAATAAAATAAAGGAAATTCATTTGATGAAAACTGCAAAACTATTTGCAGCTTCATGCGAAATAGGGGCTATAATAGGCAATGCTACAACCAAGGAGCGGAGAGCGTTATATAACTATGGAATAAATCTGGGGCTTATTTTTCAAGCTAAGGATGATATTGAAGATTATGAGCAAGATAAAACAAACAATTTAATGTCCGTGCTTGGCAAAAATGAAATGGAAAACTATATAGATAGTCTCTTTAAACAGGCCTCAGATAATTTAAGTACGCTTTCAGGGAATACTAATGACTTATATGATTTATTGAATCAAGTAAAAAAAGATGGTTAA
- a CDS encoding FKBP-type peptidyl-prolyl cis-trans isomerase produces MVKKIILQIFIFLVMVLTLASVFIITIVYINKDKPEKEDKLYEINATHDGLTQTIARYLVKPILESALDRYIEKHGLAEYLEEITQQKEEETIKFYEITEGSGSKAFCGQEVLLQMYKISNNLAALPSQVSDITLRIGEKEVSLGVIGMKEGGERVVTIAADDNKMSFNSYYIKLIEVKDKYPDSVNNLMIFNDLINKTRKQVKCGDEISAQYSIKRYNGEYIVKDQTVQFKVGDRKMPLAIELGVVGMRAGNKRTVLSPPDLLTDVLTKGIDCDIAIIDLSLNSTIEK; encoded by the coding sequence ATGGTTAAAAAAATTATATTACAAATATTTATCTTTCTAGTAATGGTTCTCACTTTAGCTTCTGTTTTTATAATCACTATTGTTTATATAAATAAAGATAAACCGGAAAAAGAGGACAAGCTTTACGAGATAAATGCCACACATGATGGTTTAACACAGACGATAGCACGTTATCTAGTAAAGCCCATACTTGAATCAGCACTTGATCGCTATATTGAAAAGCATGGGCTAGCAGAATATTTAGAAGAAATAACACAGCAAAAGGAAGAAGAGACGATAAAATTTTATGAAATTACTGAAGGCAGCGGCAGTAAGGCTTTCTGTGGCCAAGAAGTCCTGCTACAAATGTACAAAATATCCAACAATCTGGCAGCATTACCAAGTCAAGTCTCTGATATTACTCTGAGAATAGGTGAAAAAGAAGTGAGTTTAGGGGTAATAGGTATGAAAGAAGGTGGAGAGCGTGTAGTTACTATTGCCGCTGATGACAACAAAATGAGTTTTAACTCTTATTACATCAAACTGATTGAAGTAAAAGATAAATATCCTGATTCAGTAAATAACCTAATGATTTTTAATGACTTAATTAACAAAACTAGAAAACAAGTAAAGTGTGGTGATGAGATATCGGCTCAATATAGCATAAAGAGATATAATGGTGAGTATATAGTCAAAGATCAAACAGTGCAGTTTAAAGTTGGTGACAGAAAAATGCCGCTTGCTATAGAACTTGGAGTTGTGGGAATGAGAGCTGGTAATAAAAGAACAGTTCTTTCTCCACCTGATCTTTTAACTGATGTGTTAACAAAAGGCATAGATTGTGATATTGCAATAATTGATTTAAGCTTGAATTCTACTATTGAAAAATAG
- the hslU gene encoding ATP-dependent protease ATPase subunit HslU, translating into MSRTLCTNSSGQPVVGQSDNNDDCNKKNGLYENEGTESSSIQSSQALLDDLPPQKIVKELDRFIIGQNDAKRAVAIALRNRWRRNKVPLPLREEIIPKNILMIGHTGVGKTEIARRLAKLAGAPFIKVEATKFTEIGYVGRDVDSIIRDLVDAAIVLVKEKARKALTKKALGLAEKIIVNSMVGEDATEESKKVFRERLRNKEFEDGEVSINVRESKGMLPTFDIHGMPGGQIGVMNVTEIVGKMFNGNKKTKTITVKVKEAREILINEESERLMDEDKIIKEAIDLVSNEGIVFLDEIDKIAARTEIKGEVNREGVQRDLLPLLEGTTVSTKYGTVKTDYILFIASGAFHLSKPSDLLPELQGRLPIRVELKALTQEDLIKILKEPESSLLKQYIALMKTENVTLEFTDDGIETIAEIAFTVNREVENIGARRLHTVMEKLLDEISFIASEKNNEKFVIDSKHVRDKLESISKQLDLSKFIL; encoded by the coding sequence ATGTCAAGAACTTTGTGTACCAATTCTTCTGGTCAACCTGTAGTAGGTCAATCTGATAATAATGATGACTGCAATAAAAAAAACGGCCTCTATGAAAATGAAGGTACAGAAAGTAGCAGCATCCAAAGCTCACAAGCTTTATTAGATGATCTACCACCACAGAAGATAGTTAAAGAGTTGGATAGATTTATAATCGGACAGAATGACGCAAAGCGCGCTGTTGCTATTGCACTCAGAAATCGTTGGCGTCGAAATAAAGTCCCACTTCCACTACGTGAAGAGATTATACCTAAGAATATACTCATGATAGGCCATACGGGAGTTGGTAAAACTGAAATAGCTCGCCGTTTAGCAAAGCTTGCTGGTGCACCTTTTATAAAAGTTGAAGCAACGAAATTTACTGAAATAGGATATGTTGGACGTGATGTTGACTCGATAATACGTGATTTAGTTGATGCAGCAATAGTTTTAGTTAAGGAAAAAGCACGTAAAGCCTTAACTAAAAAAGCTTTAGGTTTGGCTGAAAAGATAATAGTCAACTCCATGGTTGGTGAAGATGCAACCGAGGAAAGCAAAAAAGTTTTCAGAGAAAGACTGAGAAATAAGGAATTTGAAGATGGAGAAGTTTCTATTAACGTCAGGGAGAGCAAGGGTATGCTACCCACTTTTGATATACATGGTATGCCAGGTGGGCAAATTGGCGTGATGAACGTAACAGAAATAGTGGGTAAGATGTTTAATGGGAACAAAAAAACAAAAACTATTACAGTTAAAGTGAAAGAAGCGCGTGAAATATTGATTAATGAAGAAAGCGAAAGGTTAATGGATGAAGACAAGATAATCAAAGAAGCGATTGATCTTGTTAGCAATGAAGGTATAGTGTTTTTGGATGAAATAGATAAAATTGCAGCACGTACAGAAATAAAAGGTGAAGTCAACAGAGAAGGAGTGCAACGTGATCTGTTACCACTACTTGAAGGAACAACTGTTTCAACTAAGTATGGCACCGTAAAAACAGACTATATATTATTTATTGCATCTGGTGCTTTTCATTTGTCTAAACCATCCGATCTTTTACCAGAATTACAGGGTAGATTGCCAATTAGAGTGGAACTTAAGGCACTTACTCAAGAGGATTTAATAAAAATATTAAAGGAACCAGAATCTAGTTTGTTAAAACAGTACATAGCTTTAATGAAAACGGAAAATGTAACACTTGAGTTTACTGATGATGGTATAGAAACTATAGCTGAAATAGCTTTTACAGTTAATAGAGAAGTAGAAAATATAGGTGCAAGAAGACTTCATACTGTCATGGAGAAGCTTTTAGATGAAATAAGTTTTATCGCTTCTGAAAAAAATAATGAGAAATTTGTTATAGATAGCAAGCACGTAAGAGATAAGCTTGAATCAATTTCAAAGCAGCTTGATTTATCTAAGTTTATACTTTAG
- the hslV gene encoding ATP-dependent protease subunit HslV, with protein MIHHDSSKMYGTTILSIRRDKNVVVIGDGQVSLGHTVIKSGAKKVRRLSGDSVIAGFAGATADAFTLFERLESKLDKHPGQLMRACVELAKDWRMDKYLRKLEAMMIVADKSISLVITGTGDVLEPEDGIAAIGSGGNFALSAAKALIDVEGISIEEIAKKAMKIAADICVYTNHNLIIEKIKE; from the coding sequence ATGATTCATCATGACAGCAGTAAAATGTATGGTACTACTATACTGTCAATTAGAAGAGACAAAAATGTAGTAGTAATAGGTGATGGGCAAGTCTCGCTAGGCCATACCGTTATAAAATCTGGAGCAAAAAAAGTTAGGCGTCTTTCTGGTGATTCCGTAATTGCCGGTTTTGCTGGAGCAACAGCTGATGCATTTACTCTCTTCGAAAGGCTAGAATCTAAACTTGATAAGCACCCAGGACAGTTAATGAGGGCATGTGTTGAACTTGCAAAAGACTGGAGAATGGATAAATATCTAAGAAAATTAGAAGCTATGATGATCGTGGCAGACAAGTCCATTTCATTGGTCATTACAGGAACGGGTGATGTTCTTGAACCTGAAGATGGCATTGCAGCCATTGGCTCTGGAGGAAATTTTGCTTTATCTGCAGCAAAAGCTTTGATTGACGTTGAAGGAATATCAATAGAGGAGATTGCAAAAAAGGCTATGAAGATAGCTGCCGATATATGTGTTTATACAAACCATAATCTAATTATTGAAAAAATAAAGGAGTAA
- the gshA gene encoding glutamate--cysteine ligase produces the protein MQNIIHPNLEKDINNWFETKFNGFTLPFYSSIDLRNSGYKIAPVDANLFPAGFNNLSETSRATAAKLIKSYFETKQYKKTLIIPENYTRNKMYIENVFVIEKVLQLAGFETRIGLFHNETYNLIEQYETVVKENSLLKTTSGFVPDVIILNRDMTSHIPDTLENVKQEIVPSPLYGWHSRQKFQYFEIYQKLVSEFCGEFKMDPWLISVLTESCNGVDFNDDSSLGAVATKVDQILSLVQKKYEEYEIKTQPYVFIKASNGTYGMGIITATSGKEILNLNKKKRHKMKKIKEGIAINSVIIQEGVPTIDIFKSSSAEPLIYYIGDTPTCYLYRCNSRKDVYSSLNSTDCEFYDISQENKTLPLWNIVSKLAVLALAVEIKSFHL, from the coding sequence ATGCAAAACATAATTCATCCAAATCTGGAAAAAGATATAAATAATTGGTTCGAAACAAAATTTAATGGTTTTACATTACCATTTTATAGCTCCATAGATCTTAGGAATTCAGGCTACAAAATTGCCCCAGTGGACGCTAATTTATTTCCTGCAGGGTTCAACAATCTAAGTGAGACATCAAGAGCAACAGCAGCAAAACTAATAAAAAGTTATTTTGAAACAAAACAATATAAAAAGACTCTTATAATACCGGAGAATTACACACGAAATAAAATGTATATAGAAAACGTATTTGTTATAGAGAAAGTACTGCAACTCGCAGGTTTTGAAACTAGAATTGGCCTCTTTCATAATGAAACGTACAATTTAATAGAACAGTATGAAACTGTTGTGAAAGAAAACTCTTTGCTGAAGACAACTTCAGGATTTGTGCCTGATGTGATTATACTGAACCGTGATATGACGAGCCACATTCCAGACACGCTAGAAAACGTAAAACAAGAGATAGTGCCAAGTCCATTATATGGCTGGCACAGTAGGCAGAAATTTCAATATTTTGAAATCTATCAAAAATTAGTGTCCGAATTTTGTGGCGAATTTAAAATGGACCCATGGCTTATTTCTGTGCTTACAGAAAGCTGTAATGGAGTTGACTTTAATGATGATTCATCACTAGGAGCAGTAGCGACTAAAGTTGACCAAATATTATCTCTAGTGCAAAAAAAATATGAGGAATATGAAATAAAAACACAACCTTACGTTTTTATCAAAGCAAGCAATGGCACATATGGAATGGGCATTATAACAGCAACAAGTGGAAAGGAAATATTAAATCTCAATAAAAAAAAGCGTCATAAAATGAAAAAGATAAAAGAAGGAATAGCAATCAATAGTGTTATTATACAAGAAGGTGTACCAACTATTGACATATTTAAAAGTAGTTCTGCAGAACCGCTAATATACTATATAGGAGATACTCCAACATGTTACTTATACCGATGTAATAGCAGGAAAGATGTATATTCTAGCTTGAATTCCACTGACTGTGAATTTTATGACATCAGCCAAGAAAATAAAACTCTGCCACTTTGGAACATTGTTAGCAAATTAGCAGTATTAGCATTGGCAGTAGAAATAAAATCTTTTCATCTCTAA
- the hemH gene encoding ferrochelatase, which yields MKKAVILFNLGGPDSLSAVRPFLFNLFYDKRIINLPNPFRFLLAKFISKRRESTAQEIYEHIGGKSPILENTKAQADALELKLNENGNHVYKIFICMRYWHPFADEVVKSVKQFDPDEIILLPLYPQYSTTTTLSSIENWQKNAKLECNTKTIHHYYDNEDFIEAHVNLTSKYYKLASKIGKPRVLFSAHSLPLSIIKKGDPYASQIEKTVKLIVKKLNIEDLDWGICYQSKVGPVKWLEPSTESELSRAKDDNIPVVLSPISFVSEHSETLVELDIEYKAIIKDGYYFRVPTLSTDLLFIKCLADLCLDHSQSTDL from the coding sequence GTGAAGAAGGCAGTAATCTTATTTAACCTAGGCGGACCTGATTCACTAAGTGCGGTCCGTCCTTTCTTATTTAATCTTTTTTACGATAAAAGAATAATAAATCTACCAAATCCTTTTCGCTTCCTTTTAGCAAAGTTTATCTCCAAAAGGCGAGAAAGTACTGCACAAGAAATATACGAGCACATTGGAGGTAAATCGCCAATCTTGGAGAATACGAAAGCACAAGCTGATGCTTTAGAACTAAAATTAAATGAAAATGGAAACCATGTATATAAGATATTCATCTGCATGCGTTATTGGCATCCATTTGCTGATGAAGTTGTTAAAAGCGTAAAGCAATTCGACCCTGACGAAATCATTCTGTTACCACTATATCCGCAATATTCAACCACCACAACTCTATCATCCATCGAGAATTGGCAAAAAAATGCCAAACTGGAATGTAACACAAAAACAATTCACCATTATTATGACAATGAAGACTTTATTGAAGCTCATGTTAATCTGACGTCTAAATATTATAAATTAGCTAGCAAAATCGGTAAGCCAAGAGTCCTATTCTCGGCTCATAGCTTACCTCTTAGTATCATTAAAAAAGGCGACCCTTACGCTTCACAGATAGAAAAAACAGTAAAATTAATAGTAAAAAAATTGAATATTGAAGATCTTGATTGGGGAATATGTTATCAGAGTAAGGTTGGCCCTGTAAAATGGTTGGAGCCTAGCACTGAAAGTGAGCTATCACGCGCAAAAGACGATAATATACCTGTAGTTTTATCACCTATATCTTTTGTTTCTGAGCATTCTGAAACACTGGTTGAACTTGATATAGAGTATAAAGCAATTATCAAAGACGGATATTACTTTCGCGTACCAACTCTCAGTACTGATCTCTTATTTATCAAGTGCTTGGCCGATTTATGTTTAGATCACTCTCAAAGTACTGATTTATAG
- the ndk gene encoding nucleoside-diphosphate kinase, protein MAIERTLSILKPDAVKNNITGSINSYIEKSGLKIIAQRMMLLTKKQAELFYEIHKDRPFFEELVEFMTSGSVIVQVLIGENAVSKYRQIMGATDPKQADKGTIRGDFANDISENRVHGSDSLENAHREIAFFFAECELV, encoded by the coding sequence ATGGCAATTGAGAGAACACTTTCGATATTAAAACCTGATGCAGTAAAAAATAATATTACAGGCAGTATAAATTCTTACATTGAAAAATCTGGACTAAAAATTATAGCACAAAGAATGATGCTGCTGACAAAAAAACAAGCAGAGCTGTTTTATGAAATTCATAAGGATAGGCCTTTTTTTGAAGAGTTGGTGGAATTTATGACTTCTGGGTCTGTGATAGTTCAAGTTTTAATTGGTGAAAATGCAGTCAGTAAATACAGACAAATCATGGGTGCTACAGATCCAAAACAGGCAGATAAAGGTACAATTAGGGGTGATTTTGCTAATGATATTAGTGAAAATAGAGTGCATGGTTCTGATAGTCTAGAGAACGCTCATAGAGAAATAGCTTTCTTTTTTGCTGAATGTGAATTGGTGTAG
- a CDS encoding aspartate aminotransferase family protein produces the protein MDHVVNAYNRSEASIVRGEGVYLFDKDGKKYLDFAAGISTTSLGHCHPYITDKLKEQLDSLWHCSNIFTIPQQERLAQRLTELTFADKVFFCSSGLEATEAAIKFIRRYFYLNGQEKRSHIITIEGGFHGRSIAAISAGGNEKSREGFAPLLSGFDKVPRNNIEALEKKINSETAAIFLEPIQSEGGVHPLDVEYLKKVREITKAQGIILCFDEVQCGYGRIGSLFYYQNIGVEPDMLTCAKAMGNGFPLAACLVKDYIAEAITPGTHGSTYGGNPLAMTVGNAVLDVMLKEGFFDHVKKVSKYLKEKLLPLTEEFPKIVSEVRGEGLLIGIELRVPLADKIVKQSLDKGLIMTKILNNRVIRITPPLVVENMHVNAVCDIFHDLFFYIKDI, from the coding sequence ATGGATCATGTTGTTAACGCTTATAATAGATCTGAAGCTTCTATAGTTAGAGGAGAAGGAGTATATCTCTTCGATAAGGATGGTAAAAAATATTTAGACTTTGCTGCAGGAATTTCTACAACCTCTCTAGGGCATTGTCATCCATACATTACAGATAAACTGAAGGAGCAACTGGATTCATTATGGCACTGCTCTAATATTTTTACTATTCCTCAGCAGGAAAGGCTTGCTCAGCGTTTAACAGAACTTACCTTTGCCGATAAAGTTTTTTTCTGCTCAAGTGGACTTGAAGCAACAGAAGCTGCAATTAAATTTATTCGCCGCTATTTCTACTTAAATGGACAAGAAAAGCGCAGTCACATCATTACAATTGAAGGAGGTTTTCATGGCCGCAGTATTGCTGCAATTTCAGCTGGGGGAAATGAAAAATCACGCGAAGGTTTTGCTCCACTCCTTTCTGGTTTTGATAAAGTTCCAAGAAATAACATTGAAGCATTAGAAAAGAAAATCAATAGCGAAACAGCTGCCATATTTTTAGAGCCCATACAAAGTGAAGGCGGAGTACATCCATTGGACGTAGAGTATCTTAAAAAAGTAAGAGAGATAACAAAAGCTCAAGGAATAATTTTATGCTTTGATGAAGTGCAATGCGGATATGGACGGATTGGCTCTCTATTTTACTATCAAAATATAGGAGTTGAACCTGATATGCTCACTTGTGCGAAGGCTATGGGTAATGGGTTTCCTCTGGCTGCATGTTTAGTAAAAGATTATATAGCAGAAGCAATCACTCCAGGAACTCATGGGTCAACTTATGGAGGTAATCCACTTGCTATGACTGTTGGTAATGCAGTACTCGATGTAATGCTAAAGGAAGGCTTTTTTGACCATGTTAAGAAGGTCAGTAAATATCTAAAAGAAAAGTTGTTGCCTTTGACTGAAGAATTTCCGAAGATCGTTTCAGAAGTTCGTGGGGAGGGTTTATTGATAGGGATAGAGCTTAGAGTACCGTTGGCTGATAAAATTGTTAAACAATCTCTTGACAAAGGCTTAATAATGACTAAAATTTTAAATAATAGGGTAATAAGAATAACTCCTCCACTTGTTGTTGAGAATATGCATGTGAATGCAGTGTGTGATATATTTCATGATTTATTTTTTTATATTAAAGATATATAG
- a CDS encoding HlyC/CorC family transporter, with product MDWLLISVLSAIFFLLILSFLFSGAEIGLTSISRSRVNKLKLEGNKKAKIIELLLGKKELTIGTILLCNTIINITCSALFTVIFINSFGSEGIFLSTFMMTFCILLFCEVLPKTYAMQNPEKFTLLSAYFMLFFVKVLSPLTLGIQFIVNIILKLCGLHKNREVISAADAMRNMITLHRSEGTMLQQDLDMLNSILDLAETEISQIMTHRRNLFSLDIDRNKEELIREILTSSHSRVPLWQKEPDNIVGVVHVKNLINALREKDNKIEIAKVMSKPWFIPESTPLSVQLHNFRKNRKHLAFVIDEYGALQGIVTLEDILEEIVGEISDEHDLITENFIKKISDNMYHIEGKSTIRDINRQLHWDLPDEEATTLAGMIVNEIERIPEENEEFSMYGFYFKILKKDKNIITMIEVQVKTDNTVVAIN from the coding sequence ATGGATTGGTTATTGATTTCAGTATTGTCAGCAATTTTTTTCTTATTGATTTTATCGTTTTTGTTCTCAGGAGCAGAAATAGGGTTAACCTCAATTAGCCGATCCCGAGTGAATAAACTAAAGCTAGAAGGTAACAAAAAAGCTAAGATAATAGAGCTTTTGTTAGGTAAAAAAGAATTAACAATAGGAACAATATTACTGTGTAATACAATTATTAACATTACTTGCTCTGCTTTATTTACAGTAATATTTATAAATTCTTTTGGGAGTGAGGGCATATTTCTTTCAACATTCATGATGACGTTTTGTATTTTGCTATTTTGTGAAGTTTTACCAAAAACTTACGCCATGCAAAATCCTGAAAAATTTACATTACTTTCTGCTTATTTTATGCTGTTTTTTGTCAAGGTTCTTTCTCCATTGACATTAGGCATTCAGTTTATTGTCAATATCATTCTGAAGTTATGTGGGCTTCATAAGAATAGGGAGGTAATATCTGCAGCAGATGCAATGCGTAATATGATTACTCTTCACCGCAGTGAGGGCACTATGTTACAACAGGATTTAGATATGCTAAATAGTATACTTGATTTGGCTGAGACAGAAATATCACAAATTATGACCCACAGGAGAAACTTATTTTCTCTTGATATAGATCGAAACAAAGAAGAGTTAATAAGAGAGATTTTAACCAGTAGCCATAGCAGAGTACCTTTATGGCAAAAAGAACCAGATAATATTGTTGGAGTGGTTCACGTGAAAAATCTAATAAATGCCTTGCGTGAAAAGGATAATAAAATAGAGATTGCCAAAGTTATGTCAAAGCCTTGGTTTATACCAGAAAGTACGCCACTCAGTGTACAACTTCACAACTTCCGTAAAAACAGGAAACACCTTGCATTTGTTATTGATGAGTATGGAGCACTACAGGGAATCGTAACTCTTGAGGATATACTGGAAGAAATAGTTGGAGAAATTTCAGATGAACATGATTTGATCACAGAGAATTTTATAAAAAAGATATCCGATAATATGTATCACATAGAAGGAAAATCTACTATTAGGGATATTAATAGACAGTTACATTGGGATCTTCCTGATGAAGAAGCTACAACTCTAGCAGGTATGATTGTAAACGAGATAGAGCGCATTCCTGAAGAAAATGAAGAGTTTTCCATGTACGGTTTTTACTTTAAGATTTTAAAAAAAGATAAAAATATTATTACTATGATTGAAGTACAAGTAAAAACTGATAATACTGTAGTAGCAATTAATTAG
- a CDS encoding DUF2312 domain-containing protein, translating to MEDTVKITAEDLKSYIERIEKLEQEKRDVQDHIRDVYAKAADEGWDIKVMKQIIRLRKMDDDDREEQEILLDTYKRALGMNYEGE from the coding sequence ATGGAAGATACAGTAAAAATAACGGCTGAAGATTTGAAGAGCTATATAGAGAGAATCGAAAAACTTGAACAAGAAAAGAGGGATGTGCAAGATCACATTCGTGATGTATATGCAAAAGCTGCAGATGAAGGTTGGGATATAAAAGTGATGAAACAGATTATTAGGCTAAGAAAGATGGATGATGATGACAGGGAGGAACAGGAAATATTACTTGATACCTACAAACGTGCATTGGGAATGAATTACGAAGGTGAATAG
- a CDS encoding UbiX family flavin prenyltransferase — MNSRIVIGISGASGSIYGVRILEALKNTNHETHLVISSAGKITIAHEIKEKLEDIISLADFYYSEEKIGEKIASGSFKTSGMVIAPCSMKTMSEIASGVTSNLLTRAADVTLKERRKLVLMVRESPLHLGHLRNMLKLTEMGAIIAPPMPAFYIKPKSLDDIVNHAVGKVLNLFDISLPDFKEWQGNVNYY; from the coding sequence GTGAATAGTAGGATTGTAATTGGAATAAGTGGAGCATCTGGTTCTATTTACGGTGTACGGATTCTAGAGGCACTAAAAAATACCAATCATGAAACTCATTTAGTGATCAGCAGTGCTGGAAAAATAACTATAGCTCATGAGATTAAAGAAAAACTTGAAGATATTATATCGCTTGCAGATTTTTACTATTCTGAAGAAAAAATAGGAGAAAAAATAGCAAGCGGCTCATTTAAAACCTCAGGTATGGTTATTGCTCCATGTTCTATGAAAACAATGTCTGAAATAGCATCGGGGGTGACTTCCAATCTATTAACAAGGGCTGCAGATGTAACTCTAAAAGAAAGAAGAAAATTAGTTCTTATGGTGCGAGAATCTCCACTACATCTTGGACATCTCCGAAATATGTTAAAACTAACGGAGATGGGAGCAATTATTGCTCCGCCGATGCCTGCTTTTTATATTAAACCAAAATCTTTGGATGATATTGTAAATCATGCTGTTGGTAAAGTATTGAATTTATTTGATATCTCATTACCTGACTTCAAGGAGTGGCAAGGAAATGTCAATTATTATTAA
- the folD gene encoding bifunctional methylenetetrahydrofolate dehydrogenase/methenyltetrahydrofolate cyclohydrolase FolD — protein MSIIINGKKIANDLCEELSKKIDILKKEYNVFPCLKVILVGSNPASQVYVRNKQRKAESIGISSETIVLPDSISEDELIEKVNTLNEDSSVHGILVQLPLPKHISASRIINTVSVEKDVDGFHDENVGRLVKGEKNCLIPCTPKGSLHLIKSVENNLSGKNAVIIGRSNIVGKPMFHLLLQENCTVTILHSQSRDLADYCSKADIVVAAVGKPNFVQPDWIKEGAIVIDVGINSVNVGEQTKLVGDVDFERVKEKVKAITPVPGGVGPMTIAFLMINTLVAACLQKGVDPSDFIA, from the coding sequence ATGTCAATTATTATTAACGGTAAAAAAATAGCAAATGATCTCTGTGAGGAGCTATCAAAAAAAATTGATATTTTAAAGAAAGAGTATAATGTTTTTCCTTGTCTTAAAGTAATTCTTGTGGGTAGCAATCCAGCAAGTCAGGTCTACGTTCGTAATAAACAAAGAAAAGCAGAATCAATAGGCATAAGTTCTGAAACTATTGTTTTGCCTGATAGTATCTCAGAAGATGAATTGATTGAAAAAGTTAATACATTAAATGAAGATTCATCTGTGCATGGAATTTTAGTTCAGTTGCCTTTGCCAAAGCACATCAGTGCAAGCAGGATAATTAATACAGTAAGTGTTGAAAAAGATGTAGATGGCTTTCATGATGAGAATGTTGGCAGGTTAGTTAAAGGTGAAAAAAATTGTCTGATACCTTGTACTCCCAAAGGTTCTTTGCATTTAATTAAGTCAGTTGAAAATAATCTGTCCGGTAAAAATGCGGTAATCATTGGCAGATCAAATATTGTGGGTAAGCCAATGTTTCACCTATTGTTGCAAGAAAATTGCACTGTTACCATCTTGCATTCACAAAGTAGGGATTTAGCTGATTATTGCTCTAAGGCGGATATAGTAGTTGCAGCAGTTGGAAAGCCAAATTTTGTTCAACCAGATTGGATAAAAGAAGGTGCAATAGTAATCGATGTTGGCATAAATAGTGTGAATGTAGGAGAGCAAACAAAGCTTGTAGGCGATGTTGACTTCGAAAGAGTAAAAGAAAAAGTCAAAGCAATTACTCCAGTACCTGGTGGAGTTGGCCCGATGACAATAGCATTTCTTATGATCAACACTTTAGTTGCTGCTTGCTTACAGAAGGGAGTTGATCCTTCTGATTTTATTGCTTAA